One stretch of Comamonas testosteroni DNA includes these proteins:
- the rpsU gene encoding 30S ribosomal protein S21, translating to MTTIRVKENEPYEVALRRFKRTIEKLGLLTDLRAREFYEKPTAERKRKKAAAVKRHYKRVRSMQLPKKLY from the coding sequence ATGACTACCATCCGCGTCAAAGAAAACGAGCCCTATGAAGTTGCCCTGCGCCGCTTCAAGCGCACCATCGAAAAGCTGGGTCTGCTGACCGATCTGCGTGCTCGCGAGTTCTACGAAAAGCCCACAGCCGAGCGCAAGCGCAAGAAGGCTGCTGCCGTGAAGCGTCACTACAAGCGCGTTCGCAGCATGCAACTGC